One Algibacter sp. L3A6 genomic region harbors:
- a CDS encoding sugar isomerase: MKIEQNHIQDTNKKDLTSHQEHFDFLSNSLTKKGVDVNKIISKLQDFQVAIPSWALGAGGTRFGRFSFYGEPSSLEQKIQDVGVLHTLTQTAGAVSLHIPWDIPQDYNAIKEIASGLDIKFDAVNSNTFQDQANAKESYKYGSLSNVSQAVRQQAIQHNLDVINIGNKLGSKSLTVWLADGSCFPGQTNFQTALQNTESSLKEIYKGLPTDWSMLIEYKPYEPNFYSTVIQDWGTSFMLANACGEKAFSLVDLGHHLPNSNIEQIVSILMSKAKLGGFHFNDSKYGDDDLTVGSIKPYALFLIFNELVYGMENNPENPDLAWMIDASHNIKDPLEDLIQSLEAIQEAYAKALLIDQNELKQAQLNHDVVKCQEILQNAYRTDVRPLLEKARLERGGALSPINAYRALDVRNELIKERGRNTVATGL, encoded by the coding sequence CATTTCGATTTTTTATCGAATAGCTTAACAAAAAAAGGTGTAGATGTCAATAAAATTATATCAAAACTACAAGACTTTCAGGTTGCTATCCCTAGTTGGGCATTAGGAGCTGGAGGAACTCGTTTCGGACGTTTTTCATTCTATGGAGAGCCTTCTAGCTTAGAACAAAAAATTCAAGATGTAGGTGTTTTACATACACTTACACAAACTGCTGGAGCGGTATCATTACATATTCCTTGGGATATTCCTCAAGATTATAATGCGATAAAAGAAATAGCGTCAGGGTTAGATATTAAATTCGATGCTGTTAATTCTAATACCTTTCAAGATCAAGCAAACGCCAAAGAAAGTTACAAATACGGCTCTCTAAGTAACGTTAGCCAAGCTGTAAGGCAACAAGCTATTCAACATAACTTAGATGTTATAAATATAGGAAACAAATTAGGTTCAAAAAGTTTAACTGTATGGTTGGCGGACGGCTCTTGCTTTCCAGGACAAACTAACTTTCAAACAGCACTTCAAAATACAGAAAGCAGTTTAAAAGAAATTTACAAAGGCCTTCCTACAGATTGGAGTATGCTTATTGAATATAAGCCTTACGAACCTAACTTTTACAGTACGGTAATTCAAGATTGGGGAACCTCATTCATGCTTGCTAATGCCTGTGGAGAAAAAGCGTTTTCACTTGTCGATTTAGGTCATCACCTACCTAACAGCAATATCGAACAAATTGTATCGATATTAATGTCGAAAGCAAAACTGGGTGGTTTTCATTTTAATGACAGCAAATATGGAGATGATGATTTAACCGTTGGAAGTATTAAACCTTATGCCCTATTCTTAATTTTTAATGAATTGGTTTATGGTATGGAAAACAATCCTGAAAATCCAGATTTAGCTTGGATGATTGATGCTAGCCACAACATAAAAGACCCGTTAGAAGATTTAATTCAATCTCTAGAAGCTATACAAGAAGCTTACGCCAAAGCACTTTTAATAGATCAAAATGAATTAAAACAAGCACAACTAAATCACGATGTGGTAAAATGCCAAGAAATTCTACAAAACGCTTATAGAACAGATGTTCGTCCGTTACTAGAAAAAGCAAGACTAGAACGTGGCGGCGCATTAAGCCCTATAAATGCTTACCGTGCTTTAGATGTTAGAAATGAACTTATAAAAGAACGTGGTAGAAATACAGTTGCTACAGGACTATAA
- a CDS encoding FGGY-family carbohydrate kinase: MINVTAVFDIGKTNKKFFLFDSDYKEVYKEYISFDEIQDEDGHPTENLKALQEWLKKVFQNILEASEYNIQAINFSTYGASFVHLDENGEVLTPLYNYTKQIDKSIVNEFVEKYGPREDFLKTTGCFDLSLLNSGLQLYWIKHTKPEIFKKIKYSLHLPQYLSFIFTGIALSEYTSIGCHTGLWDYTKKDYHSWVYKEELHKILPIIVSTETSINMNYNGKRIKIGVGIHDSSSALLPYVRSVKKKFVLVSTGTWSITLNPFTDHPIVEDSDAEDSINYMRINGKPVKATRLFLGNEYKIQIEKLSKRFGVDEDYHRHVKFDYDIYSEILHDFKHMFTWEGLIDQDMPKETHITYDKFEYAYHQLMTELVLLQIKSIKDVIGNDDVKRLYIDGGFSDNDLFVKLLSHYCRDMKLRTTDSSLGSALGAAISISDKKLNSKFLRKNYSLKKHVPFIIK, encoded by the coding sequence ATGATAAATGTAACTGCCGTATTCGACATAGGAAAAACCAATAAAAAATTCTTTCTTTTTGATAGTGATTACAAAGAAGTTTATAAGGAATACATAAGCTTTGATGAAATTCAAGATGAAGATGGACATCCTACCGAGAACCTAAAAGCGCTTCAAGAATGGCTAAAAAAAGTGTTTCAAAACATTCTTGAAGCTTCAGAATATAATATTCAAGCTATAAATTTTTCAACTTATGGTGCCAGCTTTGTGCACCTAGATGAAAATGGTGAAGTGCTTACTCCACTATATAATTACACCAAGCAAATTGACAAAAGTATTGTTAACGAATTTGTTGAAAAATATGGTCCTAGAGAAGATTTTTTAAAAACAACTGGTTGTTTTGATTTAAGTCTTTTAAATTCTGGTTTACAGCTTTATTGGATAAAACATACCAAACCCGAAATATTCAAAAAAATAAAATACTCGCTACATTTACCGCAGTATCTCAGTTTTATTTTTACAGGAATAGCCTTAAGCGAATACACCAGTATTGGCTGCCACACAGGGCTTTGGGATTACACAAAAAAAGATTATCACAGTTGGGTTTACAAAGAAGAACTTCATAAAATTTTACCAATTATTGTTTCTACAGAAACGAGTATTAACATGAATTACAACGGGAAACGTATTAAAATTGGTGTGGGTATTCACGATAGTTCGTCGGCTTTATTGCCTTATGTGCGTAGTGTAAAAAAGAAGTTTGTATTAGTATCCACAGGAACTTGGAGCATTACTTTAAACCCATTTACAGATCATCCTATTGTTGAAGATTCCGATGCTGAAGACTCTATTAATTACATGCGAATCAATGGAAAACCAGTAAAAGCAACACGTTTATTTTTAGGTAACGAGTATAAAATTCAAATAGAAAAACTTAGTAAACGGTTTGGTGTGGATGAAGATTATCATCGTCATGTAAAGTTTGACTATGATATCTATTCTGAAATATTACACGATTTTAAACACATGTTTACATGGGAAGGGTTAATTGATCAAGATATGCCAAAGGAAACTCATATAACCTACGATAAGTTTGAATATGCCTATCATCAATTAATGACGGAACTTGTTCTGCTTCAAATAAAAAGTATAAAAGATGTTATTGGTAATGATGATGTTAAACGCCTTTATATTGATGGAGGTTTTAGTGATAACGACCTTTTTGTAAAATTACTATCACATTATTGTAGAGACATGAAGTTACGTACCACCGATTCGTCTTTAGGGTCTGCATTAGGTGCAGCCATTTCTATTTCAGATAAAAAATTAAATTCTAAATTTTTGCGTAAAAATTACTCACTAAAAAAACATGTACCCTTTATAATTAAATAG
- a CDS encoding purine-cytosine permease family protein, producing the protein MSQISIEQDAIEDIAGGEFERTPVPKSKLKGWKSFIGMYAGEHAAGTEFMIGPLFLTAGVSAFDLIIGLLLGNLLAVLSWRFLTAEIAIKNRLTLYFQLEKICGKKLVTGYNLANGILFCFLAGSMITVSATAVGIPFNMPMPKLTDTMPNGFTWIIIVIIIGAVISIIAARGYDMVTKAANLMSPIIVIAFLACGIVALNQLGVASFSDFWNIWGEGSEPFPGQIKFTFWHVVIWSWFANGAMHIGMSDLSVFRFAKKAKAGWATAAGMYVGHYMAWIAAALLYAVYLKSPEALTFLSNGDAPPVAPGPLAYNAIGVFGIIAVVLAGWTTANPTIYRAGLAFQAILPKLSTAKVTLLAGAIATVAGLFPAFAMKLLSFVALYGFILAPFGAIIVFEHFFHKKVGIIKNYAEVANLSFNKSVFWAWAISFGVFYFISIQFDVFLSFVTLPAWILCGVLFLVFSKKFQKQSK; encoded by the coding sequence ATGAGCCAAATAAGTATAGAACAAGATGCAATTGAAGATATTGCAGGAGGAGAATTTGAAAGAACTCCAGTACCAAAATCCAAATTAAAAGGATGGAAGAGTTTTATTGGTATGTATGCCGGAGAACATGCTGCCGGAACTGAGTTTATGATTGGCCCCTTGTTTTTAACAGCAGGTGTAAGTGCTTTCGATTTAATTATTGGTTTGCTATTAGGAAATCTATTAGCTGTTTTAAGTTGGCGGTTTTTAACTGCAGAAATAGCAATTAAAAACAGATTGACTTTATACTTTCAGTTAGAAAAAATATGTGGTAAAAAATTAGTTACAGGTTATAACTTAGCTAACGGTATTTTATTCTGCTTTTTAGCAGGGTCTATGATAACGGTATCTGCTACAGCAGTAGGCATACCGTTTAACATGCCTATGCCAAAACTAACAGACACGATGCCTAACGGTTTTACTTGGATTATTATCGTAATAATTATTGGAGCCGTAATATCTATAATTGCAGCACGTGGTTACGATATGGTTACCAAAGCTGCTAATTTAATGTCGCCAATAATTGTAATCGCTTTTTTAGCTTGTGGCATAGTAGCTCTTAATCAATTGGGCGTAGCTAGTTTTAGTGATTTTTGGAATATTTGGGGTGAAGGCTCAGAGCCCTTTCCGGGGCAAATAAAATTCACGTTTTGGCATGTTGTAATTTGGTCTTGGTTTGCTAATGGCGCCATGCATATTGGTATGTCGGATTTATCAGTTTTTAGATTTGCAAAAAAGGCTAAAGCAGGCTGGGCAACAGCAGCAGGTATGTACGTAGGTCATTATATGGCATGGATTGCGGCTGCATTATTATATGCCGTTTACTTAAAATCTCCCGAAGCACTAACTTTTTTAAGCAATGGTGATGCTCCTCCTGTAGCACCAGGGCCTCTAGCTTATAATGCTATAGGTGTTTTCGGTATTATAGCAGTTGTTTTAGCAGGTTGGACCACTGCAAACCCAACAATATATAGAGCTGGCTTAGCGTTTCAGGCTATTTTACCAAAACTATCTACAGCAAAGGTTACCCTTTTAGCGGGAGCTATAGCAACTGTAGCAGGGCTTTTCCCAGCATTTGCCATGAAACTTTTAAGTTTTGTTGCACTTTACGGTTTTATTTTAGCGCCTTTTGGAGCTATTATTGTATTTGAACACTTTTTTCATAAAAAAGTCGGCATCATTAAAAACTATGCTGAAGTGGCTAACTTATCGTTCAATAAATCGGTGTTTTGGGCTTGGGCTATTAGCTTTGGTGTTTTCTACTTTATTTCCATTCAGTTTGATGTGTTTTTATCTTTTGTAACACTACCTGCTTGGATTTTATGCGGTGTACTCTTTTTAGTTTTTAGTAAGAAATTCCAAAAACAGAGTAAATAA
- a CDS encoding glycoside hydrolase family 88 protein — translation MKLQILGAFVVTLLMVNCGKKKSEVAVEASFDVDAQLAYCVEQTANALKLVPAEGDIPRNIAPDSKEWRYVDYKDWTSGFWPGELWYLYEFNNEQAWEASADKFTEYLRPLSVTPALDHDLGFQVYNSFGNGYRLTKNPDYKDVILKTADTLATLFNPNVGTILSWPRDVPNMEWPQHNTIMDNMINLELLFWASKNGDNRALYDMAVSHADVTMENHFRPDYTSYHVVVYDKDTGEKIKGVTHQGYSDSSMWARGQSWAIYGYTMVYRETKDPKYLDFAQKVTQVYLDRLPEDLIPYWDFDAPDIPNTTRDASAAAVVASALLELSTLTKDENLAKEYRNKGEGMLIELSKNYQSKDINTACLLHSTGHAPAGSEIDYSIVYADYYYVEALLRLKKLNEGIPVLAALHKI, via the coding sequence ATGAAATTACAAATTTTAGGCGCATTTGTTGTAACACTCCTAATGGTAAACTGTGGTAAAAAGAAAAGTGAAGTTGCAGTAGAAGCAAGTTTTGATGTTGATGCGCAATTAGCGTATTGTGTTGAGCAAACTGCTAATGCTTTAAAATTAGTTCCAGCCGAAGGAGATATTCCTAGAAATATAGCTCCAGACAGTAAAGAGTGGCGTTATGTAGATTATAAAGATTGGACTAGTGGCTTTTGGCCAGGTGAACTTTGGTATTTATATGAGTTTAATAATGAACAAGCATGGGAAGCATCTGCCGATAAATTCACAGAATATCTTAGACCATTATCTGTAACTCCTGCCTTAGATCACGATTTAGGTTTTCAGGTCTATAATAGTTTTGGAAATGGTTACCGCTTAACTAAAAATCCAGATTATAAAGATGTTATTTTAAAAACAGCCGATACTTTAGCCACATTATTTAATCCTAATGTTGGTACTATTTTATCTTGGCCTAGAGATGTGCCAAATATGGAATGGCCACAGCACAACACTATTATGGACAACATGATCAATTTAGAGTTGTTGTTTTGGGCATCTAAAAATGGCGATAATAGAGCATTGTATGATATGGCTGTTAGCCATGCCGATGTTACTATGGAAAATCATTTTAGACCAGATTATACATCATACCACGTGGTTGTTTATGATAAAGATACAGGAGAAAAAATTAAAGGTGTAACACACCAAGGTTATAGCGATAGTAGTATGTGGGCACGTGGACAATCGTGGGCTATTTATGGTTATACTATGGTTTATAGAGAAACTAAAGATCCTAAATATTTAGATTTTGCACAAAAAGTAACTCAGGTGTATTTAGATCGTTTACCAGAAGATTTAATACCATATTGGGACTTTGATGCTCCAGATATTCCAAATACCACTAGAGACGCTTCTGCGGCCGCTGTAGTAGCTTCTGCGTTGTTAGAGCTATCAACGCTTACTAAAGATGAAAATTTAGCTAAAGAATATAGAAACAAAGGCGAAGGTATGTTAATAGAACTTTCTAAAAACTACCAAAGTAAAGATATAAATACCGCATGTTTATTGCATTCTACAGGTCATGCACCGGCAGGATCAGAGATTGATTATTCAATTGTTTATGCCGATTACTATTACGTTGAAGCCTTATTAAGACTTAAAAAACTGAACGAAGGTATTCCTGTTTTAGCAGCTTTGCACAAAATATAA
- a CDS encoding CAP domain-containing protein has protein sequence MKSLLKFPLIALIAMFSFSCSTESVDDGTEQIQIEETTIQAKTIEVETLELINDYRMSQGLNTLSDMNIVKSVAYSHTDYMLENNEISHDNFFKRSEYLKSHTGAARVSENVAYGYSSAQTLVKAWLASDGHRKNIEGDFTNFDISAEQNEEGRWYYTNIFIKK, from the coding sequence ATGAAATCACTTCTAAAATTTCCGTTAATAGCTCTGATAGCTATGTTTTCTTTTTCCTGTTCTACTGAAAGTGTGGATGATGGTACAGAACAAATTCAAATTGAAGAAACTACTATCCAAGCCAAAACTATTGAGGTAGAAACTTTAGAATTAATTAACGATTATAGAATGTCTCAAGGTTTAAATACTTTAAGTGATATGAATATTGTGAAATCTGTAGCTTATAGCCACACAGATTATATGTTAGAAAATAATGAAATCTCTCACGATAACTTTTTTAAGAGAAGTGAGTATTTAAAATCTCATACGGGAGCTGCAAGGGTTTCAGAAAATGTGGCTTACGGTTACAGCTCAGCTCAAACTTTAGTGAAAGCTTGGTTAGCAAGTGATGGACACCGTAAAAATATTGAAGGTGATTTTACAAACTTTGATATATCAGCAGAACAAAATGAAGAAGGTAGATGGTATTACACTAATATCTTTATTAAAAAATAA
- the pdxH gene encoding pyridoxamine 5'-phosphate oxidase has protein sequence MEKDLSNYRKSYDKGELLLEEVPENPLELFQKWFHEVDLHFAEDETNAMTVSTLGLDGFPKNRVVLLKRYTYEGFIFYTNYESEKGKAIAANPNVCLSFFWHGAERQIIIKGRAEKIAENMSDGYFESRPVGSQLGALVSNQSEVIPNREYLETKLSELEKEYEGKPILRPKYWGGYIVKPVEIEFWQGRPNRLHDRIRYQLQKDYSWLINRLSS, from the coding sequence ATGGAAAAGGACTTAAGTAACTATAGAAAATCTTATGATAAAGGTGAATTGCTTTTAGAAGAAGTACCAGAAAACCCGTTAGAATTATTTCAAAAGTGGTTTCATGAAGTAGATTTACACTTTGCTGAAGATGAAACAAATGCGATGACGGTTTCAACTTTAGGGTTAGATGGTTTTCCAAAAAACAGAGTGGTGCTTTTAAAGCGCTACACCTACGAAGGATTTATTTTTTATACTAATTATGAAAGTGAAAAAGGAAAAGCTATAGCAGCGAACCCTAATGTTTGCTTATCCTTTTTTTGGCATGGAGCAGAACGACAAATTATTATAAAAGGACGTGCAGAAAAAATTGCTGAGAATATGAGCGATGGTTATTTTGAGTCTCGACCTGTTGGCAGTCAGTTAGGTGCATTAGTTTCTAACCAAAGTGAAGTAATCCCAAATCGTGAGTATCTTGAGACTAAACTGTCGGAATTAGAAAAAGAATATGAGGGTAAACCCATTTTAAGACCAAAATATTGGGGTGGCTATATTGTAAAGCCAGTTGAAATAGAGTTTTGGCAAGGTCGACCTAATAGATTACATGATAGAATTAGGTATCAACTTCAAAAAGATTATAGCTGGTTGATAAACCGTTTATCTTCATAA
- a CDS encoding ribonuclease Z: MKLTILGCYSATPRALTNTTSQVLEINNHMFLIDCGEGTQVHLRRHKIKFNRIKHVFISHLHGDHFFGLVGLISTFRLLKREADLHVYGPKGIKEIVILQMKLADSWTNYNLYFHELSSKQSQLVYEDDVVEVHTIPLEHRIYTNGYLFKEKEGERKLDVDLAEEANINVAYYRKLKQGFDVENEDGVLIRNESVTSDAEKPKSYAFCSDTVYKEDIVPIIKDVDVLYHESTFLEKHAHLGPKTKHSTAKEAASIAKQANVGTLVLGHFSTRYGGLEGFKTEAEEVFDNVKLSGDGKVFDFS, translated from the coding sequence ATGAAGCTCACTATTTTAGGCTGTTATAGCGCTACTCCAAGAGCTTTAACCAATACTACATCTCAGGTTTTAGAAATTAATAATCATATGTTTCTAATTGATTGTGGAGAAGGTACACAGGTACATTTACGTAGACATAAAATTAAATTCAATAGAATTAAGCATGTGTTTATTTCACATTTACATGGCGATCACTTTTTTGGGTTAGTAGGTTTAATTTCAACCTTTAGATTGTTGAAAAGAGAAGCCGATTTGCATGTTTATGGTCCAAAAGGCATCAAAGAAATTGTAATACTACAAATGAAATTGGCCGATTCTTGGACTAATTACAACTTGTATTTCCATGAGTTATCTTCTAAGCAATCTCAACTGGTATATGAAGATGATGTGGTTGAGGTACACACCATTCCTTTAGAGCATCGTATATATACTAACGGTTATTTGTTTAAGGAAAAGGAAGGTGAGCGTAAATTAGATGTAGATTTAGCAGAAGAAGCCAATATAAATGTAGCTTACTATAGAAAGTTAAAACAAGGTTTTGATGTTGAGAACGAAGATGGTGTTTTAATTAGAAATGAAAGCGTTACAAGTGATGCTGAAAAACCTAAAAGTTACGCCTTTTGCAGTGATACAGTCTATAAGGAAGATATTGTACCCATTATAAAAGATGTAGATGTATTATATCATGAATCGACATTTTTAGAAAAACATGCACATTTAGGACCAAAAACTAAACATTCTACAGCTAAAGAAGCTGCTAGCATTGCTAAGCAAGCCAATGTGGGCACTTTAGTTTTGGGGCATTTTTCTACACGTTATGGCGGTTTGGAAGGCTTTAAAACGGAAGCCGAGGAGGTTTTTGATAATGTAAAGCTAAGCGGAGACGGTAAGGTGTTTGATTTTAGTTAA
- a CDS encoding DUF3291 domain-containing protein — MSTLYLAQVNIAKCLAPLSDPIMQGFINNVDKMNAIADKSEGFVWRLKDEDKDAAVLVFKDDTLIINISVWESREALFNYTYNSDHIEVFKRKKEWFSKIKMMHLAFWYVPEGYIPTFQDAKDRLDYLNVHGETPYAFSFKSKFTAADALQYKTLN; from the coding sequence ATGAGTACACTCTATTTAGCCCAAGTAAATATTGCCAAATGTTTGGCACCACTTAGCGATCCCATTATGCAAGGTTTTATAAATAATGTGGATAAAATGAATGCCATTGCCGATAAAAGCGAAGGTTTTGTTTGGCGTTTAAAAGATGAGGATAAAGATGCTGCTGTTTTAGTTTTTAAAGATGATACTTTAATTATTAATATATCGGTTTGGGAAAGTAGAGAAGCCCTTTTTAATTACACTTACAATTCTGACCATATTGAAGTTTTTAAGCGTAAAAAAGAATGGTTTAGCAAAATTAAAATGATGCATCTTGCGTTTTGGTACGTACCAGAAGGTTATATACCAACGTTTCAGGATGCTAAAGATAGATTAGATTATTTAAATGTACACGGCGAAACTCCTTATGCTTTTTCTTTTAAAAGTAAGTTTACAGCAGCCGATGCCTTACAATACAAAACACTAAATTAA
- a CDS encoding ribonuclease Z, with protein sequence MIIDQKENTSIITQEKATSIELIKKIQALYPKFKNNNIIVALTSLDAISTDEVVEFLQISNTHRAAKHSFVIVSSKIDLDEAPEDLAIVPTLQEAHDLIEMEVMERDLGL encoded by the coding sequence ATGATTATTGATCAAAAAGAAAATACATCTATTATTACTCAAGAGAAAGCTACGAGTATAGAATTGATAAAAAAAATACAAGCTTTATATCCTAAGTTTAAAAACAATAATATTATTGTTGCTTTAACATCTTTAGATGCTATAAGTACGGATGAGGTTGTAGAGTTTTTACAAATTTCTAATACACATCGTGCTGCTAAACATTCTTTCGTTATTGTATCTAGTAAAATAGATTTAGACGAAGCTCCAGAAGATTTAGCTATTGTGCCTACCTTACAAGAAGCTCACGACCTTATCGAAATGGAGGTTATGGAACGCGACTTAGGTTTGTAA
- a CDS encoding aspartate carbamoyltransferase catalytic subunit: MSELSVNHLLGIKYLNKQDIQLIFETADHFKEVINRPIKKVPSLRDITIANLFFENSTRTKLSFELAEKRLSADVLNFSSAQSSVKKGETLIDTVNNILSMKVDMVVMRHPNPGAGVFLSKHVKASIINAGDGAHEHPTQALLDSYSIREKLGGVKGKKVVIVGDILHSRVALSNIFALQLQGAEVMVCGPKTLLPKYIDKLGVKVETDLRKALNWCDVANMLRVQNERMDISYFPSTREYTQQFGVTKDLLNSLDKEITIMHPGPINRGVEITSDVADSDQAIILDQVQNGVAVRMAVIYLLASKIKQ, from the coding sequence ATGAGCGAATTAAGTGTAAACCACTTATTAGGTATTAAATACCTGAACAAACAGGATATTCAACTTATTTTTGAAACGGCCGATCATTTTAAAGAAGTGATAAACCGACCGATTAAAAAGGTGCCTTCGCTGCGTGATATTACCATTGCCAATTTATTTTTCGAAAATTCTACGAGAACAAAATTATCGTTCGAGTTGGCAGAGAAACGTTTGTCGGCCGATGTGTTAAATTTTTCTTCGGCACAATCTTCTGTTAAAAAAGGAGAAACTTTAATTGATACGGTAAACAATATTTTATCCATGAAAGTGGATATGGTTGTAATGCGGCACCCAAACCCTGGTGCTGGTGTGTTTTTATCTAAACATGTTAAGGCAAGTATTATAAATGCTGGAGATGGTGCACATGAGCACCCAACGCAAGCCTTGTTAGATTCGTATTCTATTAGAGAGAAATTAGGCGGTGTTAAAGGGAAAAAAGTGGTTATTGTTGGAGATATTCTGCATAGTAGAGTAGCGCTGTCTAACATATTTGCATTGCAATTACAAGGTGCTGAGGTTATGGTTTGCGGACCAAAAACTTTATTACCAAAATATATTGATAAATTAGGGGTAAAGGTAGAAACCGATTTGAGGAAAGCTTTAAATTGGTGCGATGTTGCTAATATGCTACGTGTACAAAACGAACGTATGGATATTAGTTATTTTCCATCAACACGAGAATATACGCAACAATTTGGAGTTACAAAAGATTTGCTAAATTCGCTGGATAAAGAAATTACCATTATGCATCCCGGACCAATAAACCGTGGCGTAGAGATTACGAGCGATGTTGCCGATTCTGATCAGGCTATAATTCTAGATCAGGTGCAAAATGGCGTTGCCGTACGTATGGCGGTAATTTATTTATTGGCATCTAAAATAAAACAATAG
- the pyrR gene encoding bifunctional pyr operon transcriptional regulator/uracil phosphoribosyltransferase PyrR — MSQKVLLNAKAINIILHRLACQLIERHHDFSNTVLIGLQPRGVFLASRLAKILTEDYKIKDIKLGQLDITFYRDDFRRSDKPLEANATKINFLVEDKNVVFVDDVLYTGRSIRSALTAIQSFGRPQEIELLTLIDRRFSRHLPIQPDYRGRQVDVINNEKVKVNWTEQDGEDAVYLIEK; from the coding sequence ATGAGTCAAAAAGTTTTACTTAACGCTAAAGCCATAAATATCATTCTTCACAGATTGGCTTGCCAGCTTATTGAACGACATCACGATTTTTCGAATACCGTTTTAATTGGTTTGCAACCACGTGGTGTGTTTTTAGCGAGCCGATTGGCCAAAATTTTAACCGAAGATTATAAAATTAAAGATATTAAATTAGGGCAATTGGATATTACCTTTTATCGTGACGATTTTAGACGTAGCGATAAACCGTTGGAAGCCAATGCTACTAAAATTAATTTTTTAGTTGAAGATAAAAATGTAGTTTTTGTGGACGATGTTTTATACACTGGACGTAGTATTCGTTCGGCTTTAACAGCTATACAGTCGTTTGGGAGACCGCAAGAAATTGAGCTTTTAACACTTATTGATAGACGTTTTAGTAGACATTTACCGATACAGCCCGATTACCGTGGCCGCCAGGTAGATGTTATTAACAACGAAAAAGTGAAAGTAAACTGGACGGAGCAAGATGGTGAAGACGCAGTTTATTTAATTGAAAAATAG
- a CDS encoding chromosome partitioning protein ParA, protein MENSNNSTGLKVALGIALVLFLATGFYAMNLNKKSNEVEQELTEQKRLVMNDLNTMAKQYDEAISENQISNKNLIDARGRIQGLIDSLQISETNVKSLWRYKQKYASLQKEMDALLAQNDSLRVENSYLATSLDSTRVRLEERTIFTDSLLIQNTALAEVVNNASVLGAVGLKGFGVIERASGKLIPTERASRTDKIRVCFTVPKNALVQSGDQELYVQVVDPLNRTLGLNEQVQFDETIVNYSMISKFNYENISLNVCEFVASEGKEKFEKGRYVVNVYNDKDLVSSSEFRLK, encoded by the coding sequence ATGGAAAATTCTAACAACAGTACAGGGCTTAAAGTGGCTTTAGGGATTGCATTGGTTTTATTTTTGGCAACTGGTTTTTACGCCATGAACCTTAATAAGAAAAGTAACGAGGTAGAGCAGGAGTTAACCGAACAAAAACGTTTGGTAATGAACGATCTTAACACAATGGCTAAACAATATGATGAGGCGATTAGTGAAAATCAAATTTCGAACAAAAATTTAATTGATGCTCGTGGTAGAATTCAAGGATTAATAGATTCTTTACAAATTTCTGAAACTAACGTAAAAAGTTTGTGGAGATACAAACAAAAATATGCATCGTTACAAAAAGAAATGGATGCCTTATTAGCACAAAATGATTCTTTACGTGTAGAGAACTCGTATTTAGCAACATCTTTAGATAGCACTAGAGTGCGTTTAGAAGAGCGTACTATTTTTACAGATTCTTTATTGATACAAAATACTGCATTAGCCGAAGTAGTTAACAATGCCTCTGTTTTAGGTGCAGTAGGTTTAAAAGGTTTTGGCGTTATAGAGCGTGCTTCTGGAAAATTAATTCCAACAGAACGTGCTAGCCGTACAGATAAAATTAGAGTTTGCTTTACAGTTCCTAAAAATGCTTTAGTACAAAGTGGAGATCAAGAATTGTATGTACAAGTTGTAGACCCATTAAACCGTACGTTAGGCTTAAACGAGCAAGTACAGTTTGATGAAACTATTGTAAACTACAGTATGATTAGTAAATTTAATTATGAAAACATAAGCCTTAATGTTTGCGAATTTGTAGCATCTGAAGGTAAAGAGAAGTTTGAAAAAGGACGTTATGTTGTTAATGTTTACAACGATAAAGATTTAGTATCAAGCTCTGAGTTTAGGCTTAAATAG